A genomic segment from Toxotes jaculatrix isolate fToxJac2 chromosome 6, fToxJac2.pri, whole genome shotgun sequence encodes:
- the LOC121182846 gene encoding mucin-5AC-like: protein SSTTTTVSPTTTTGPTSTTMVPTTATASSTTTTAALETTTGPTSTTSVPTTTTASSTTTTAAPTTTTGTTSTTTVKTNATASSTTTTVSPTTTTGPTSTTMVPTTATASSTTTTAALETTTGPTSTTSVPTTTTASSTTTTAAPTTTTGTTSTTTVPTTATASSTTTTAAPTTTTGPTSTTTVPTTTTASSTTTTAAPTTTTGTTSTTTVPTTATASSTTTTAAPTTTTDQSSTTRVPTTTTASSTTTTASPTTTTGPTSTTMVPTTATASSTTTTAALETTTGPTSTTTTGPTTTTTTSNPSTTTPPTTTTASSTTTTAAPTTTTGTTSTTTVKTNATASSTTTTVSPTTTTGPTSTTMVPTTATASSTTTTAALETTTGPTSTTSVPTTATASSTTTTAAPTTTTGTTSTTTVPTTATASSTTTTAAPTTTTGPTSTTSVPTTTTASSTTTTAAPTTTTGTTSTTTVPTTATASSTTTTAAPTTTTDQSSTTRVPTTTTASSTTTTASPTTTTGPTSTTMVPTTATASSTTTTAALETTTGPTSTTTTGPTTTNFIPSTTGALSTTASPSTTSTTQTTTAAATTTAVLKTTADLTTSTTGPTSSSSVQTTTTASSTTTTAAPKTTTGPTSTTSVPTTTTASSTTTTAGSTTTIGPTSTSSVPTTTTASSTTTTAAPTTTTGPTTTTFIPSTTGAQSTTTSAPSTASSSTASTTQTTTAAATTTAVLKTTDDLTTTTIGPTSTTSVQTTTTASSTTTTAPPTTTTGPTSTTIVPTTATASLTTTTTAPTTTIGLTSTTTAQTSATATTTPTTTTTTAGPTSTISTPSTLTTAQTSAADATTTAVPTTSNPSTTTPVKTTTPSIPTTTATPTTTTGPTTTTFIPSTTGAQSTTTSAPSTASS from the exons tcatcaacaaccaccactgtttccccaacaaccaccactggcccaacttcaacaaccatggttccaactacagctactgcttcatcaacaaccaccactgctgccctagaaaccaccactggcccaacttcaacaaccagtgttccaactacaactactgcttcatcaacaaccaccactgctgccccaacaaccaccactggcacaacttcaacaaccactgttaaAACTAatgctactgcttcatcaacaaccaccactgtttccccaacaaccaccactggcccaacttcaacaaccatggttccaactacagctactgcttcatcaacaaccaccactgctgccctagaaaccaccactggcccaacttcaacaaccagtgttccaactacaactactgcttcatcaacaaccaccactgctgccccaacaaccaccactggcacaacttcaacaaccactgttccaactacagctactgcttcatcaacaaccaccactgctgccccaacaaccaccactggcccaacttcaacaaccactgttccaactacaactactgcttcatcaacaaccaccactgctgccccaacaaccaccactggcacaacttcaacaaccactgttccaactacagctactgcttcatcaacaaccaccactgctgccccaacaaccaccactgaccagagttccacaaccagagttccaactacaactactgcttcatcaacaaccaccactgcttccccaacaaccaccactggcccaacttcaacaaccatggttccaactacagctactgcttcatcaacaaccaccactgctgccctagaaaccaccactggcccaacttcaacaaccaccactggcccaactacaacta caACAACCAGCAACCCGAGTACAACAACTCCt ccaactacaactactgcttcatcaacaaccaccactgctgccccaacaaccaccactggcacaacttcaacaaccactgttaaAACTAatgctactgcttcatcaacaaccaccactgtttccccaacaaccaccactggcccaacttcaacaaccatggttccaactacagctactgcttcatcaacaaccaccactgctgccctagaaaccaccactggcccaacttcaacaaccagtgttccaactacagctactgcttcatcaacaaccaccactgctgccccaacaaccaccactggcacaacttcaacaaccactgttccaactacagctactgcttcatcaacaaccaccactgctgccccaacaaccaccactggcccaacttcaacaaccagtgttccaactacaactactgcttcatcaacaaccaccactgctgccccaacaaccaccactggcacaacttcaacaaccactgttccaactacagctactgcttcatcaacaaccaccactgctgccccaacaaccaccactgaccagagttccacaaccagagttccaactacaactactgcttcatcaacaaccaccactgcttccccaacaaccaccactggcccaacttcaacaaccatggttccaactacagctactgcttcatcaacaaccaccactgctgccctagaaaccaccactggcccaacttcaacaaccaccactggcccaactacaactaattttatcccatcaacaactggagccctATCAACAACTGCCAGCCCTTCAACAacaagcaccactcaaactacaactgctgcagcaaccacaactgctgtattgaaaacaactgctgACTTGACAACatccaccactggcccaacttcaagctccagtgttcaaactacaactactgcttcatcaacaaccaccactgctgccccaaaaaccaccactggcccaacatcaacaaccagtgttccaactacaactacagcttcatcaacaaccaccactgctggctcaacaaccaccattgggccaacttcaacaagcagtgttccaactacaactactgcttcatcaacaaccaccactgctgccccaacaaccaccactggcccaactacaacaacttttatcccatcaacaactggagcccaatcaacaacaacttctgctccatcaactgccagctcttcaaccgcgagcaccactcaaactacaactgctgcagcaaccacgactgctgtattgaaaacaactgatgacttgacaacaaccaccattggcccaacttcaacaaccagtgttcaaactacaactactgcttcatcaacaaccaccactgctcccccaacaaccaccactggcccaacttcaacaaccattgttccaactacagctactgcttcattaacaaccaccactactgccccaacaaccaccattggcctaacttcaacaaccactgctcaaacttcagctactgcaaccaccactccaaccacaaccacaactactgctggcccaacgtcaacaatttccactccttcaacactaaccactgctcaaacttcagctgctgatgcaaccacgactgctgtaccaACAACCAGCAACCCGAGTACAACAACTCCTGTTAAAACTACAACACCAAGTATCCCTACAACAACTGctaccccaacaaccaccactggcccaactacaacaacttttatcccatcaacaactggagcccaatcaacaacaacttctgctccatcaactgccagctct